The following proteins are co-located in the Mobula hypostoma unplaced genomic scaffold, sMobHyp1.1 scaffold_69, whole genome shotgun sequence genome:
- the LOC134341489 gene encoding LOW QUALITY PROTEIN: keratin-associated protein 5-2-like (The sequence of the model RefSeq protein was modified relative to this genomic sequence to represent the inferred CDS: deleted 3 bases in 2 codons) — protein sequence MLSGVCGSDDVSGPCHGCVGSHSVSGPCLGYVLPHSVSGPCQGCVGSHSVSVPCQVCVGSLIVSGPCQKCAGYHSMSGRCQECMVSHSVYGRCQGLVGFHSVSGRCHVCVGYLIVSGTCQGRVGSHGVSGTCQGCVGSHSVSGPCQGCGVSQCVRTLSGVCGVSQCVRTLQGCVVSHSVSGLCQVCVGSHSGTRSCQGCVASDSVSGPCQVCVGSHSGTRSCQGCVGFHIVSGPCQGHVGSQSVSGHCQGRVGSQSVSGHCRGRVWSHTVSGPCQGCVESYGVLGLCQVCVGSHSVSGPCQECVGSHGLSGHCQGCLWSHSVSGHCLG from the exons atgctgtcaggggtgtgtgggtctGATGATGTATCAGGACCCTGTCATggatgtgtggggtctcacagtgtgtcaggaccctgtctgGGGTATGTGCtgcctcacagtgtgtcaggaccctgtcaggggtgtgtggggtctcacagtgtgtcagtaccctgtcaggtgtgtgtggggtctctcattgtgtcaggaccctgtcaaaaGTGTGCGGGGTATCACAGTATGTCAGGACGCTGTCAAGAATGTatggtgtctcacagtgtgtaTGGACGCTGTCAGGGActtgtggggtttcacagtgtgtcaggacgctgtcatgtgtgtgtggggtatctcattgtgtcaggaacctgtcagggACGTGTGGGGTCTCATGGTGTTTCAggaacctgtcaggggtgtgtggggtctcacagtgtgtcaggaccctgtcagggg tgtggtgtctcacagtgtgtcaggactctgtcaggtgtgtgtggggtctcacagtgtgtcaggaccctg caggggtgtgtggtgtctcacagtgtgtcaggactctgtcaggtgtgtgtggggtctcacagtgggaCACgatcctgtcaggggtgtgtggcttctgacagtgtgtcaggaccctgtcaggtgtgtgtggggtctcacagtgggaCACGATCCTGCCAAGGTTGTGTGGGGTTTCACattgtgtcaggaccctgtcagggacaTGTGGGGTCTCAgagtgtgtcaggacactgtcagggaCGTGTGGGGTCTCaaagtgtgtcaggacactgtcgGGGACGTGTGtggtctcacactgtgtcaggaccctgtcaggggtgtgtggagtCTTACGGTGTATTAGGactctgtcaggtgtgtgtggggtctcacagtgtgtcagggccctgtcaggagtgtgtggggtctcatggtctgtcaggacactgtcagggaTGTCTCTGGTCTCACAGTGTTTCAGGACACTGTCTGGGGTGA